GGAGAAGTCCCCTTAGATTCGGGGAAGCAATCGGAGGGTGAAACCTCGAGTAAAATCGCCGTTCGTAGGATTACGGGAATTTTTGATCTAACAAACAATATGATGCTTTATTATAGGGAGGATTGATGTTCCTCTACGAAAAATTCCTCACCATCGATTACGGTACCTGCTCAATTAAAGGGGCTCTCTTCCAAAGAGTTATGGGGAATCTTACTTTATTGAAAGCGGAATCGATGCCCATTTCGCGGATGGAAGAAAAGGAATATGAGACCAATATACAAAGGTTTTTAAACACTTATTTTCCCGGAGAATCCTCCTTAGTCTTAGCATTATCGTTGGACAAACTTTTTATACGGGAAATTTCAATCCCTCTTACTACTGAAAAAGCAGTTAGAGAAGTAATACCGTATGAGGTTGAAAGTAGAGTACCGTTTCCTATGGAAACGGTAGAGGTACTAGGTTCAATCTGGCGAATCGATCAAGAAAAATCTGACGTTATTACTTATACGGCACATCACGCGGAATTCGATACCTTAGCAGATCCGTTCAGGGAAGGTTCAACGGTTTTTCGCGGGATTTTTGTGGATTCCATTTGTCTGGGTTCCTTAATCGCGAAACATATCGGAAAAGAAATTCCTTTTTCGAATGTTGCGCAAATCGATATCGGGGGAAAAACAAGTCTTCTTAATATTACGAAAGACGGGAAAATAGTCCATACGAGATTCCTTTCTCTTGGCGGCGATACCCTGACCGAAGAGATTGCCAAGGCGCTGAAGATCGACTTAGAGAAAGCCAATGCACTCAAGACTAGTCTACAATTCGAGCCGTTCCATCCTCCGGAAGACGGATTGAATTTATTCGCGAAAGAATACAGACTGAAAATCGCAGATGTAAAAAAAGCATTTTCGGTAGTGCAGGAATTCTTCGATCGGGTCGCAGAAGAGGCGCGAAGAAGCTTTCTTTCAGTCGGAGAAACCGAAAGACCGGAAGCGATCTATATTTCTGGGGAAGGGAGTAAAATTCGAGATCTAGATTCGTTTTTGGGAGAGAAATTATCCCTTCAAACTCGGAGATACGATTTTCTGTCGGTTAACCCGGATCTTTACGCAACTTGCTACGGGATGGCTTACCAGCTTACCCTTCCAAAGAAGTCGAAAGTAGATTTTTTAGAAACACCTTATGTAAAACGCTTAAACAAAAACCTCTTCGATTTATCCGCGTTCCATCCTCATTTAATTTTAGCAGGAATATCGATAGCTCTGTTTTTGAGCGTCTTCTTTCTAGGCATAATTTCCGATAAGCGCAAGCTTGCCGCCGCTAATAAAATACTGGCTGAAAAAGTAAAGGCAAGCATCGGCACGACCGTCCCAGCGGACGCCGACCCGTTGGAATATGCAAGAAAGTTAAAGGATGAGGCAAAAGGTCGAACGGAACTTTACCGTAAATACCTTTCAAAACCGAGTATCCTAGACGTGTTTTACGAAATTTCTACGAAGTTTCCCGATCCCGGGCTACAGGCTTTTCAATTTCATAGTCTTACCTACGACAACGGACATGTATCGATCCAAGGAAGGGTAAATGAATATTCTGAAATCGGAATCATTCAAAGATCGCTGGAAAATTCCCAGATGTTCAAAAAAATCACGATCGAAGATAATAGGATTAACCCGGGACTCAAAACGTATAAAGTCAGTTTCACAATCAAGATGGAGGTGGCTTCTAAGGTCGGCGAGTCCGAACTTTAAGCCGATGCAGGTTTTATGTGGCAGAAACTAGAACCACGAGAACGCCTCCTTCTTTTAATCGCGGGTGGGATGGTGATTCTAGCCTTGCTTTTTGTCGCAGGCAGGAAAATTTACAGACTCAGGACTGATTTATCCGATACCGTAAATGATACCCCTGGCCAACTTGCCAAACTGGATAAAATCATCGGTGAATACTTATATTTTAGCACGTTAGACACGACCGGTGGAGAGAGAGATCCGAGCGAATTCTCCGGTAAGCTAGAAAAAATATTTTTAGATCACGGGGTGAAAGATAGAATTTCGACCATGAAACCGATTCCGGCAAAGGACATCGATAAAGGAAAATATCAGGTCTTGATTTTCGACGTGAATTTTCGAGGCGTCACTTTGGAATCGATGATGAAGGTCGTTTACGATATCGATAAAAATAAGCGTGTCAATGCGAAAGTGGAGTTCTTTCAAGTTAGCAAGCCGTATCAAGACCGCAGTACTTACGACGTAAACATGAAGATCGCCGCATACAGTGGAAAGGCCAGGTAAAAAAGATGCCGCGAGAAAAACTGAGAGAAGAAGAAGCTATTTCAAATGAGGAAGAAGAATTCCTCACTATGGAACTGGAAGAACTTCCCGAAGAAGTAGAGGAGGATATTTCTCCGCGTTTCAGCTTAAAGCAAAAATTGATCTTAGTCGGATTGGGAGTTTTTTTCTTTCTTTTCTTTTCTTTCCTATTATTCCCCTACGAAAATATAGTTCGAAGCGCTATCAACTCCGGCCCGGGAGGTCCTTCCAGTTTATCTTTTAGGGAACTTAAAGTTTCCATCATATTTGGGGAAATCTCGGCAAAATCCCTGGAAATTAACGGCCCTAGCGTTCGCGCAAAGGCCAACGAAGCAAGCATACAAGCCGG
The sequence above is a segment of the Leptospira fainei serovar Hurstbridge str. BUT 6 genome. Coding sequences within it:
- the pilM gene encoding pilus assembly protein PilM; its protein translation is MFLYEKFLTIDYGTCSIKGALFQRVMGNLTLLKAESMPISRMEEKEYETNIQRFLNTYFPGESSLVLALSLDKLFIREISIPLTTEKAVREVIPYEVESRVPFPMETVEVLGSIWRIDQEKSDVITYTAHHAEFDTLADPFREGSTVFRGIFVDSICLGSLIAKHIGKEIPFSNVAQIDIGGKTSLLNITKDGKIVHTRFLSLGGDTLTEEIAKALKIDLEKANALKTSLQFEPFHPPEDGLNLFAKEYRLKIADVKKAFSVVQEFFDRVAEEARRSFLSVGETERPEAIYISGEGSKIRDLDSFLGEKLSLQTRRYDFLSVNPDLYATCYGMAYQLTLPKKSKVDFLETPYVKRLNKNLFDLSAFHPHLILAGISIALFLSVFFLGIISDKRKLAAANKILAEKVKASIGTTVPADADPLEYARKLKDEAKGRTELYRKYLSKPSILDVFYEISTKFPDPGLQAFQFHSLTYDNGHVSIQGRVNEYSEIGIIQRSLENSQMFKKITIEDNRINPGLKTYKVSFTIKMEVASKVGESEL